The region CGCGGCCGGAGTCGGCCAGCGGTCCAGCCACGCCCGCCAGGCGGGCAGCACCCGTACCACCGGGGTCTGTTGCAGCATGACCTCGCTGACCAGGATCGCCCAGGCACCCACGTCGGGCGCCCGCCACGGCAGGTCGCGGGCATTCTTCTCGTACCACCGGATGGTCGCGGCGGCGAACGTCTCCTCAGGCATCGCGTCGCCGATCATGCCACGTCGCCGGGTCGGGTGCCGCGTCCCGTACCGTGGACCGGTCGGGCAGGTCGACAGACGGGCGACCTCGTCTATCGGGCAGACTGCCGGGATGAACGAGCTCGCGATCACCGTGATCGGCCAGGACCGACCCGGCATCGTGGCCGATGTCGCGGAGGTGCTCGCCCGGGTGGGCGCGAACCTCACCGACTCGACCATGACCCGGCTGCGGGGCCACTTCGCCATGACCCTCGTGTGTACCGGCCCGACCGCCGCCGAGGCCGAGGCCGCGTTGGCCCCACTCGCCGAGGACGGGCCGCTGTTGACCACGGTACGGGTGGTCGGCGGTGAATCGGCCAGTACGGCGACTGGCGAGCCCTACCTGATGGCGGTGCACGGGGCCGACCGGCTGGGCATCGTGGCTGCGGTGACCCGGGTGCTGGCCGAGGCCGGGGGAAACGTGACCGACCTGACCACGCGTCTCACTGGGCCGCTCTACGTTCTCGTGGCCGAGGTGGACCTGCCACCTGGGACGGCCGACGACCTGTCCCGGCGACTCACCGAGGTCGCCACCGGGCTCGGCGTGGTGGTGACCCTGCGCCGCGCGGATTCGGATCTGCTGTGACCGGCGGCGAATACACCGGTCTGGGTGACTGGACACCGGAGGCGTTGGGTGAGCCGGGGCAGGTACGGCCGGTCGTCACCGCCCCGAGTCAGGTGCTGGGGCAGGCTGGAGCCGAGGTGGACCCGACGGACCGGGAGGTGGTCCGGCTCGCCGCCGACCTGATCGCCACCATGCGCGTCTCGCCCGGCTGCGTGGGGTTGGCCGCGCCGCAGGTCGGGGTCGGTGCACAGGTCTTCGCGGTCGACGTGACCGGGCACCCGAAGGCGGTCACCGTGCACGGGACGTTCGTGCTGTGCAACGCGACGATCGTCGAGGCCAGCCGGACGCGACCCGGTCGGGAAGGGTGCATGTCCGTGCCCGACCTGACCGGTGACGTCAAGCGGGCGAGCCGGCTGGTGGTGGCCGGTTTCCTACCCGGTACCGGGGCTCCGGTACGACTGGTGACGGACGGCTTCGAGGCCCGCGCCCTGCAGCACGAGATCGACCACTGTTCCGGTCTGCTCTTCCTCGACCGGGTCGCCGGAGCGCACGCCGTCTATCAACGCAAGGTCTACCAGTGATGGGGAATCGCCTGTCGTACCAAGGGATTCCACGCCGGTGGCCGGCCGCCCGGCGCGCCTGCGGGGCCAACCTGGTTCGCCCCGATACGGTGTGGGCATTATGCGTCTGACGGTTGGCCCCCTGCCACCCGCTGTCTATTGGCGGCGTCGAGCCGTCGTGCTTGGAGCGGGGATTCTCTTCCTGATCGTGCTGCTCTACTCGTGCGGGGGCCCGGGTGATTCCAAGCCGGCCGCCAAGGAGAGTCCGTCCGCCGGCCCGGCGGTTGGGTCGAAGCCGACTGCGGCACTCACGCCGGAGACCGGCGCGCCACCCGGCGACGACGTGCAGCCGACGTCCGCCGGTGACCCGACACCATCGGCGGGGGCTCCCGACCCGGGCGGGGTCACCTGCACCGACGCCGAGGTATCGGTGGTTCCGGCGGCCTCGAACGCGACCGTGCAGCGCGGCGTGACGATCGTCTTCAAGATCAAAATCAAGAACGTCTCCAGCCGGAGCTGTACGCTGGATGTCGGCGCCGACATTCAGGAGATCTACCTGAAGCTCGGCGCGGAGACCGTCTGGTCCTCCGACACCTGCGGTACCGCCAAAGGCAACAACGTCAAGACGTTCCCGCCCGCGCACGAGGAGACCTTCGAGGTGCCCTGGAACGGCAAGGCCAGCAACAAGTGCACCAACGGCTTCGCGGACGGAGAAGTGGTCCGCGCGGGTGAGTACCAGTTGTTCGGCCGGCTCGGCACCAAGCACAGCGAGCCCATGAAGCTCG is a window of Micromonospora polyrhachis DNA encoding:
- a CDS encoding glycine cleavage system protein R, translating into MNELAITVIGQDRPGIVADVAEVLARVGANLTDSTMTRLRGHFAMTLVCTGPTAAEAEAALAPLAEDGPLLTTVRVVGGESASTATGEPYLMAVHGADRLGIVAAVTRVLAEAGGNVTDLTTRLTGPLYVLVAEVDLPPGTADDLSRRLTEVATGLGVVVTLRRADSDLL
- a CDS encoding peptide deformylase, with translation MTGGEYTGLGDWTPEALGEPGQVRPVVTAPSQVLGQAGAEVDPTDREVVRLAADLIATMRVSPGCVGLAAPQVGVGAQVFAVDVTGHPKAVTVHGTFVLCNATIVEASRTRPGREGCMSVPDLTGDVKRASRLVVAGFLPGTGAPVRLVTDGFEARALQHEIDHCSGLLFLDRVAGAHAVYQRKVYQ